DNA sequence from the Marinilongibacter aquaticus genome:
TATCGAGTACGGGTTTGGGTGAAGGGCCAAAAGTGCCGTTGTTCATGTATATACGATTGTGGGTCAGCGGGAATTTCTTTCTGATGTCTTCCCAATAGGCTTCGGAATCGTTTTTTTCTTGCGTCGAGAAATTGGATGGAATGGATTTTAATGCAAAAGGGCTGATGCTCAATAGATTGATGAAATCGCGACGATTGGTCTTCATTGGGTTTTTCTTTAAAGTAAAATTATTTACTGTAAAATGGCAAGTATGGCGATATTCATTCGAGAAATTTATAAAAAATGTTCAGAATGATATGGGTATTTTTAAACAGAGCAAAATATTGTCTGTCCCTGCCTTGGGCAAGAAATGGATAAAGTTGTGTTTTTCTTTTGCCGGAGATTAGAAAGGATACCCTATGCCCAAATTGAAATTGAGCCCGTATTTGTAATTGCGTTTGAGCTTGAATTCGTCGAGTACAAATCGGTCGCCTGCCGATCGGGAAGGATCGACGACCTTGATTCCCCAGTCGAATCGGAATTGGAAATAGGTGAGGTCGTAACGAAGGCCGGCACCAGTTCCCACGGCAAATTCTTTATAAAACCGACTGAAATCGAAATTGGCTTTGTTCTGTTTTTCTTCGGTGTAAATCGGGTAATATTTCCAGATATTTCCAAAGTCCAAGAAAAGGGCCAGTTGAATGTCGCCAAAAAAGCGGGCTACTTTTTTACGCACTTCTACGCTGCCTTCTATCAAGATGTCTCCCGTTTGGGGAATAATGTTGTTTTGGGCCGTGTCGGGTTGTGCTGAGCCTACACCGAGAGAACGCGGCGACCAAGCCCGCACCGAGTTGCTGCCGCCGACGAAAAAGTTTTTCACATAGGGCAAAGATTTGTTTCCGTATGGATTGGCCACGCCCACATTTACCCGATAGGCCAAACTGCTCGATGGACTGAGATTGATGTATTGGCGGTAATCGACATTGGCCTTGACATAGCGAAAATATTTCCGTACGGTATCCGGTGAATTGAAATCCGTTCGCAAAGGAAAGAGCTTTTCAATGAAGCCGATTTGCTCTTTGTTTTTCGCGAGATTGAGCAATGTGCCGCCCGATTCGACATACACGCGAAGGAAACGCGAACTGCCGTAAGGGTCTTGCAAGTCTTGGTCGTTGTACAGGTAAGTGGCATTGAAACTGCTTACAAATTGCGGATCGAATGTGGTTTTAATGTTGTTTCCGCGGGCTTGCTGTTCAACCAAGCTGTTGTAGAATTGCTGGCCTGCTTCGTTGGTGTTGTAATTGGTATTGACCAAGTTGACATCGATCAAAGAAAAGAAAATGGTGGTGAAGGGTTTCGGTTGCCAACGGTAATTGTTCGAAATCTTGAAGTCGAGGCGGTTGCCCCAATAGGGTTCGGAATAGTTGAAACCCGCACTGAACTGCGTTCTTGGATTCTTGAATTTCAGCTTTTCGATGTCGTGCCCAAAAAAACTGATGTTGGGGTAGGTGACACTGAAATTGGTGCCGATTTCCCAGCTGCCTCTTACGGTATTGGTATTGAGCGGAGAAGGTTGGCCCTCCCGAAATATGCGTCCCGAAGCTTCGAACAATTCCAGTCGTTTAAACCAATTACGTGCCGTAAGCGTAACGGGTATACCAAAGCCCAGAAAGCTTGAGCCGCTGTTGTACACGTGATTGAGCCCGGGCCCTGTGCTGAAAGAATATTTAGGCAATTGGGGGGCATAATACTCCAGGTTGGCCTGTTTGTCGCTGATGGGGGTGATTTGCGAGCTGGCAAAGGAGAATTGATTCAAAAGACTGATTTGCTGCTGCGTATCGGTAATGTCGTTGATGTTGTATAGACTTCCGGGCCGTGAAATCACCTTTTTGTCGAGCAGTCTTTCGTTTAGTTTTTTGTTCAGTGTAATGTATTTTACCCCGTTCACATTGGTGGTGTCGATGGGCGTGTTGGCGTCGTTGAAAGCATCATAAGCCTTAAATATGACCTCATTCAAGGTGTATTTTTGGTGCTTTTCTCGACTGGGTGGGTTTTGAATGGTGAATTGCAGATTGCCTCTTTTTTTTCTTTCAAATTCGGCAAAATCATAATCGGCATTGTAGGCCTCTGCTTTGATGTATTGTTCCAGGAAATTGTAATAACCGTTTTCTTTGGCCAATTGAGCAAGTCTGGCCTTTTCCATGCGTACTTTTCTGAAATCGAACAGGTCGCCTGCTTTTATAAATTTATCCTCGTCGTGGGCTTCGATCAAGCTGTCGAGGGCTGGGTCGGAAATTGCATAATTTACAGTATCGATAACATAGCCTGGCCCTTCTTTTATCAAGTAGACCAATTTGAATTTCTCGCTGGTCAAGAGGGTGTCGACACGGTGTGAAACTTGAGCTTCGCGGTAGCCAATATCTTTGAGATAGCGTTCGAAAATGGCTTCGGTCTGGCTTATGCCTTCTGCACTGGCGATGGTTTGTTTTTCGCCGATATTTCGCCAGAACCAACTGTTTTGCAAGGCTAAATTGTCTTTGACCCGCAAGATTTTCCGGTTCAGCTTTTGTTTTTTCCGTTCCAGTTTGTTGTCGCCCGAAAACTCTTTGGGCAGCAATTCGAGTTCGTTTTGATACGCCTGCAATTTTTGCTCTTGAGCGTAAGGTTTGAAATTGTTGAGGCCGAAATTGTAAAACCAAACACGCGGAGTGAATTGTACAAAAGGAAGATTCAGCGGTTTGCTGTTGGCTTTTTGGCTCAAGGGGATAAGGTCCGACAATTCTTCGGAATACACATCGGTGTTTCCTTTGAAATCGATATCGGCCAAAAGAAACTCATTTTCCCGCAATTGAAATTGGTGACTGCATGAGATCGACAATGCTGAAAATCCCAAGAGCCATATGAATTTCAGAATACTTTTCAATACCTTCGGCAAAGCAAAAAAGGAATTATTTTATTAGAACGTAAAAATTTGCGATAACGTGATTGGGATCAGCAAACAAAGGCAAAAATACATTCAATCTCTCCACATTAAAAAATACCGGCAGCAATATGGGGCTTTTCTTGTAGAAGGCAGGAAATCCATTGAAGAGTTGCTTGCGGTTTCTGCTGAATCCAAAATCAGTTTCGAGATCGAGCATTTGTTTCTTACCGAAACGGCGGTGCAGCTTTTGGGAGCGACGGCGGAAAAGGCCGAGCTGTGTACCGAAAAGGATCTGGCCAAAGTGTCTTTCTACAAGACCAATACATTTGGTTTGGCGGTGGTGCGAATGCCCAATCCGCCCGCATTGGCTTTCGGCAAAAACACTTGGCTCGTGGCTGTGGATGGCATCAAAGACCCCGGAAATTTGGGCACGATTGTGCGTACCGCCGATTGGTACGGCATAAAGCAAGTTTGGTGTTCGGAAGATACAGTCGATTTTTACAGCCCGAAAGTAATTGCGTCGACAATGGGTTCTTTTACACGCATCGCCGTGTCCTATGTCGACCTGAGCCAAGAGTTGGAAAAAGCGGGCCAACCTGTGTATGGAGCTTTTTTAGGCGGTGAAAACGTTCATTCGGTCAAATTTCCAGAGAGCGGTATTTTATTGATTGGTTCCGAGTCGCACGGCATTTCGCCCGAAATCAGTGAAAAAGTGAACCACCGCATCACCATTCCGCAGTTTGGACGGGCAGAATCTTTGAATGCGGGCATTGCCACCGCCGTATTATTGGATAATCTGCGAAGAAACCCGTAATTCTTCAATCAAGGGCTCAATCTTTCTCTGTCCCAATGGCTTTGGGCATCGAGCGTATAGCGTAGTCGGTCGTGCAGGCGGCTTGCCCGCCCTTGCCAAAATTCGATGCAATCGGGAACGACACGGTATCCGCCCCAAAAATCG
Encoded proteins:
- the tamL gene encoding translocation and assembly module lipoprotein TamL; the encoded protein is MGFSALSISCSHQFQLRENEFLLADIDFKGNTDVYSEELSDLIPLSQKANSKPLNLPFVQFTPRVWFYNFGLNNFKPYAQEQKLQAYQNELELLPKEFSGDNKLERKKQKLNRKILRVKDNLALQNSWFWRNIGEKQTIASAEGISQTEAIFERYLKDIGYREAQVSHRVDTLLTSEKFKLVYLIKEGPGYVIDTVNYAISDPALDSLIEAHDEDKFIKAGDLFDFRKVRMEKARLAQLAKENGYYNFLEQYIKAEAYNADYDFAEFERKKRGNLQFTIQNPPSREKHQKYTLNEVIFKAYDAFNDANTPIDTTNVNGVKYITLNKKLNERLLDKKVISRPGSLYNINDITDTQQQISLLNQFSFASSQITPISDKQANLEYYAPQLPKYSFSTGPGLNHVYNSGSSFLGFGIPVTLTARNWFKRLELFEASGRIFREGQPSPLNTNTVRGSWEIGTNFSVTYPNISFFGHDIEKLKFKNPRTQFSAGFNYSEPYWGNRLDFKISNNYRWQPKPFTTIFFSLIDVNLVNTNYNTNEAGQQFYNSLVEQQARGNNIKTTFDPQFVSSFNATYLYNDQDLQDPYGSSRFLRVYVESGGTLLNLAKNKEQIGFIEKLFPLRTDFNSPDTVRKYFRYVKANVDYRQYINLSPSSSLAYRVNVGVANPYGNKSLPYVKNFFVGGSNSVRAWSPRSLGVGSAQPDTAQNNIIPQTGDILIEGSVEVRKKVARFFGDIQLALFLDFGNIWKYYPIYTEEKQNKANFDFSRFYKEFAVGTGAGLRYDLTYFQFRFDWGIKVVDPSRSAGDRFVLDEFKLKRNYKYGLNFNLGIGYPF
- a CDS encoding TrmH family RNA methyltransferase produces the protein MIGISKQRQKYIQSLHIKKYRQQYGAFLVEGRKSIEELLAVSAESKISFEIEHLFLTETAVQLLGATAEKAELCTEKDLAKVSFYKTNTFGLAVVRMPNPPALAFGKNTWLVAVDGIKDPGNLGTIVRTADWYGIKQVWCSEDTVDFYSPKVIASTMGSFTRIAVSYVDLSQELEKAGQPVYGAFLGGENVHSVKFPESGILLIGSESHGISPEISEKVNHRITIPQFGRAESLNAGIATAVLLDNLRRNP